ATGCGGAGATAGAGTGTCAGGCGAGACTTTTCAGGAGCGTCGCCGACGCAGAGTACAGGGATGTATTCACAGCGGTCCTGAAAAGCCTCGCCTGACACTCTGCCGCCACAAAAACAGATTCAGAAGGATGGAATCAAGTCGCTGTTGTTGAGGGCCGAGGCCCGCTGATCTCCGGCAGACAGGACGCCGCGGCAATGCCAAAGCCCTGGGCGAAATCCACCCCCATCAGGCGCAGCTTCTCCAGCAACTCCGGCGTCTCCGCAAACTCCGCAATGGTACTGATCCCCATCCGCTTCGCCAGGTGATCCACCGTACTCACCATCGCACTATCGATCTCATCGTCCAGCATATTGCGCACGAAAGACCCATCAATCTTCAGATAATCCACCGGCAACTGACGCAGATACGCCAGCGACGACGCCCCGCGCCCAAAATCATCCAACGCAAAACTGCAGCCCGCGGCCCGCAACTTGTGGATAAACACCAGCGCCCGATCCAGATTATTGATCGCACTGGTCTCCGTAATCTCGAACTGAACCCGCGACGGCGCCACCCCGGCCTCCGTCAATTCCCGCAACACAAAGCCCGCAAACAACTCATCCCCCAGACTGATACCGGAGATATTGATCGCATAGTGGAAGCCACTGCCACCACTGCTCTGTTCCAGCGCCATATACCGGAAAATATTGCGGATAACCCAGCGGTCCACTTCATCGATCATCCCGTAGCGTTCCGCCGCGGGCAAAAACAGACCAGGTGAAATGATATCGCCATCGCGCCCCTGCATCCGCACCAGCACCTCGTAGTGATGGATGCGGTTTTTTTCCTGCAATGAAACCACTGGCTGGCGATACAGTAGCAGGCGGTCTTCACGAATAGCCGCGTGGATCTCCGCCAGCCAGGTGCTCTCACGACGCTTCTCCAGCGCCTTGCGCGAGTCGCTGAAAAACTTCACCCGGTTGCGCCCCTGATCACGCGCAGCACAGCTGGCATCATTCGCGGAAGCCAGCAACTGGCTTGCCGGAGGCGCGTGGCTGTCCACGCTGACGGCACCAATCGACAAGGCCGGACGGGTTTCACTGTCATCCCAGCGGAAAACAAAACCGTTCACCGTCTCCCGCAAGCGGGTGACAATGCGCCGCGCCTCTTCCAGGGTGCAGTCGCGCAGTAACAGGGCAAACTCATCACTGCCCACGCGTCCAAGCAGATCTCCCGGGCTGAGGCTCCGGGTAAGAATCTGCGCCAGAGCGAGCAGCAACGCATCCCCGGCGCTGTAACCGAGGGTGTCGTTAACGACCTTGAACTGATAAACATCGAGATACAGCAGGATATGGTGCTGCTTCGGTCCGGTGGACTCCACCAGCACTTTCTGCAAGGCATGCTCAAAAAACTGCCGATTGGGCAGGCGTGTCAATGTATCGTGGCTGCTCTGCCAGCTGAGGCGGGAAGATATCCGGCGCGCATTGGAAGTATGCCGGAGAATAACCACGAATCCTTCGGTGTGGGTTGTTTTACGCAGCGTGTGAACCTGGACATTGATGTCCAGAAACTCGTCGTCCTCACGGCGAATACTTGCCCCGAACTCCCGGCGGCAGGGCAGCTGCTCTGACGCTTCGCGATCGGCATCGAGCCCCAGGTCGATCAGTTGGCCGCAGTCATCGTATAACGGCAGGCCATCCGCCAGGTACTGTCCCGGTAACAACCCCACCAGATTGCCGCATAATTCGCTCACCAGCGGATTACTGTACAGAATCTGCCCGCGGCGATCAGTCACCACCACGCCGTCCGCCACCTCCCCCAGGGCCACCTCTGCCGCCAACGGGCTGAGATGCCCCTGCGAGAGGCTTGCAGTATCAGCCTGATCAAGCAGGCGTTTGAAATCGGCGTTTTCGGGGTTGAATTCAGCCAATGGGTATCCGGTTTGCCATTACTTGCATCTAGTCAGATATACCGGCAATTGTTACCGGTATCAAGCCAGGGGAAATTCCACATGCAGAATCACCTCCGGCACCACTGTAATATGCCCTACTGCGCGCGATAGCAACACCGCCGGGGACAGAAAAATCATACCTGCATTCCGGCCAGGCGCGGGCCTCATCTCTACACCCACCGGGCGCGATTGAGAATTCCATCACAACAGTCCGGAAATCCACCTTTTGCGCCCCATCTACTGCACAGCGAAACCGCCTGGTGGACCGCTATCTGCGTGGTGCCCTAGAGGTGCTGCCCCAGGAAGGCTTTCAGCTTTTCATCCTCAAAAGCGCGCTGGAGTGTTGCGCTCAACAACTTGTTGATGCTGACCTCCACTTCTTCGCGGCTGGGCTTGATCAGGTTGCGATCCTTGCCACTGGTGCTGTAATTGCCGAAGAAAGTGGCACCACCCACCATCACCTGCAGCTGGATGGAAGCCCCGGTATCCACCTTGGTGGTATACAGCTTATTGGGACTGTCGTAACGGAGGTCAGTGAGATTGGCTACCACCTGGACATCCGCCGGTCCATCGATGGTGCGGAACGACCAATTTTCAAAGCCGCGGCTCAGGGAATCTCCCAGCGCCTGCTCAATATTGTTCGCCAGCGTGATATTGGAAGAGTCCGCATAGATGCCACCAAGCGATCCCAGTCCACCGCCCGGCAACTGATTCACACCGCGCGCCTGCAGGGTATAACCGGCACCAATATTAGCCGGTGCCACTTGCACCTCTGGCTGCACCCGCACCTGCACCGGGCTGTGGGCACAGGCTGCGAGCAATACCGCCGCCAGCGCACACACCAACAAGGCCGCACAACGCTTGGCCGGTAAATTCATTCTCATAACTCCCCCCTTATTCGGTTGACCGCATCCGCCCAATGCGGGCTTAAAGCGAATTCGACACCATTACTGTGAAATACTTTTAAGTCATAGTGACCGGTATAGTGACTGATGTAGACCAGTGGCCCCCGCGTAAAGTTCTGTAACAGTCCGCTGCACCAGATTCCCATCGCCGGCACCGTGGCCT
The Microbulbifer celer DNA segment above includes these coding regions:
- a CDS encoding YajG family lipoprotein, whose protein sequence is MRMNLPAKRCAALLVCALAAVLLAACAHSPVQVRVQPEVQVAPANIGAGYTLQARGVNQLPGGGLGSLGGIYADSSNITLANNIEQALGDSLSRGFENWSFRTIDGPADVQVVANLTDLRYDSPNKLYTTKVDTGASIQLQVMVGGATFFGNYSTSGKDRNLIKPSREEVEVSINKLLSATLQRAFEDEKLKAFLGQHL
- a CDS encoding putative bifunctional diguanylate cyclase/phosphodiesterase, encoding MAEFNPENADFKRLLDQADTASLSQGHLSPLAAEVALGEVADGVVVTDRRGQILYSNPLVSELCGNLVGLLPGQYLADGLPLYDDCGQLIDLGLDADREASEQLPCRREFGASIRREDDEFLDINVQVHTLRKTTHTEGFVVILRHTSNARRISSRLSWQSSHDTLTRLPNRQFFEHALQKVLVESTGPKQHHILLYLDVYQFKVVNDTLGYSAGDALLLALAQILTRSLSPGDLLGRVGSDEFALLLRDCTLEEARRIVTRLRETVNGFVFRWDDSETRPALSIGAVSVDSHAPPASQLLASANDASCAARDQGRNRVKFFSDSRKALEKRRESTWLAEIHAAIREDRLLLYRQPVVSLQEKNRIHHYEVLVRMQGRDGDIISPGLFLPAAERYGMIDEVDRWVIRNIFRYMALEQSSGGSGFHYAINISGISLGDELFAGFVLRELTEAGVAPSRVQFEITETSAINNLDRALVFIHKLRAAGCSFALDDFGRGASSLAYLRQLPVDYLKIDGSFVRNMLDDEIDSAMVSTVDHLAKRMGISTIAEFAETPELLEKLRLMGVDFAQGFGIAAASCLPEISGPRPSTTAT